A window of Parasynechococcus marenigrum WH 8102 contains these coding sequences:
- a CDS encoding M20 family metallopeptidase, with translation MLDHELLNGLDQALPELIELRRHLHAHPELSGEEHQTAALVAGELRACGWRVQEGVGRTGVVAEAGPLDGPTVGLRVDMDALPVEERTGLSFASTRQGVMHACGHDLHTCIGLGVARLLGAREELPFRVRLLFQPAEELAQGAVWMRDAGATDGLNALFGVHVVPNLPGGSVGIRRGCLTAAAGELEIQIQGEGGHGARPHQAVDAIWLAARVVTELQQAISRRLDALQPVVISFGRVEGGRAFNVIADRVRLLGTVRCLDLDLHGRLPAWIDNTVQAICRSGGGEAEVSYRCIAPPVHNDPGLTDLMEGRAVQLLGRDQVLPVDLPSLGAEDFAELLRDVPGTMLRLGVAGPDGCAPLHHGRFQLDERALGVGIQVLTATLLEWMEVQSV, from the coding sequence GTGCTGGATCATGAGCTGTTGAACGGCCTGGATCAGGCCCTGCCCGAGCTGATCGAGCTGCGCCGACATCTGCATGCCCACCCTGAGCTCAGCGGCGAGGAGCATCAGACGGCAGCCCTGGTGGCTGGAGAGTTGCGGGCCTGCGGCTGGCGCGTTCAGGAGGGCGTAGGACGCACGGGGGTTGTGGCAGAAGCCGGTCCGCTGGATGGCCCCACGGTTGGTCTGCGGGTGGATATGGATGCCCTGCCTGTGGAGGAGCGCACCGGTCTCTCCTTTGCCTCCACCCGTCAGGGGGTGATGCACGCCTGCGGCCATGACCTGCACACCTGCATCGGACTTGGTGTGGCACGGCTGTTGGGGGCCAGGGAGGAGTTGCCCTTTCGGGTTCGTTTGCTGTTTCAACCTGCTGAGGAGCTGGCTCAGGGGGCGGTCTGGATGCGTGATGCCGGCGCCACCGACGGGCTGAACGCCCTTTTTGGCGTGCATGTGGTGCCGAATCTGCCGGGGGGCAGCGTGGGCATCCGCCGCGGTTGCCTCACCGCAGCAGCGGGAGAACTGGAGATCCAGATCCAAGGGGAAGGCGGGCATGGTGCCCGTCCTCATCAGGCGGTGGATGCAATCTGGCTTGCCGCTCGGGTGGTGACCGAACTGCAGCAAGCCATCAGTCGCCGCCTCGATGCACTGCAGCCGGTGGTGATCAGCTTCGGGCGGGTGGAGGGTGGCCGGGCCTTCAATGTGATCGCCGATCGGGTGCGCCTATTGGGCACGGTGCGTTGCCTGGATCTGGATCTGCATGGGCGATTGCCGGCTTGGATCGACAACACCGTGCAGGCGATCTGCCGCAGTGGTGGTGGCGAGGCGGAGGTGAGCTACCGCTGCATTGCTCCACCGGTGCACAACGACCCCGGTCTCACCGATCTGATGGAAGGCCGAGCTGTACAGCTGCTGGGCCGGGACCAGGTTCTGCCTGTTGATCTGCCGTCGTTGGGGGCTGAAGACTTCGCCGAGCTGTTGCGGGATGTGCCCGGCACCATGCTCAGGCTTGGGGTGGCCGGGCCGGATGGCTGTGCGCCACTGCATCACGGCCGGTTTCAGCTGGATGAGCGGGCCTTGGGGGTCGGCATTCAGGTGCTCACCGCCACCCTTTTGGAATGGATGGAGGTGCAGTCGGTCTGA
- a CDS encoding DUF3188 domain-containing protein, with protein sequence MKRLSLSFVSLGAPLLLMLALVAVQQRQGRDRIQALPAALVGTGLMISSAVGRRRHRARILSALRSSRHSSP encoded by the coding sequence ATGAAGCGCTTGTCGCTCAGTTTTGTCTCTCTCGGTGCTCCGTTGCTGCTGATGCTGGCGCTGGTGGCGGTGCAACAACGCCAGGGCAGGGATCGGATTCAGGCCCTGCCGGCGGCGCTGGTGGGAACCGGCCTGATGATCAGTAGCGCAGTGGGCCGTCGCCGGCACCGCGCCCGGATCCTGAGTGCGTTGCGCAGCAGTCGGCACTCTTCTCCGTGA
- a CDS encoding HEAT repeat domain-containing protein: MTESSDTPVPDLAVLQEAIASGDPVRAMPALTQLRFVSDADAVPLLVLGTEQKPFLVRSLSCSGLGYKRTEQGWDVLRRLLVNDEDPNVRAEAANALASYGVDRAWPLLQNAFAADDAWLVRCSILSALAEQPEINLSWLMELATMAIADPDGTVRVSGAEILGRLVRDGAGQAVGVQARALLQPLQQDSDHRVVAAALNGLQSS; the protein is encoded by the coding sequence ATGACTGAGTCTTCCGACACCCCCGTCCCAGATCTCGCCGTGCTGCAGGAGGCCATTGCCAGCGGCGATCCGGTGCGCGCCATGCCGGCTTTGACCCAGCTCCGGTTTGTCTCCGACGCTGATGCGGTGCCGCTGCTGGTGCTGGGCACCGAGCAAAAGCCCTTCCTGGTGCGCTCCCTTAGTTGCAGTGGCCTGGGCTACAAGCGCACCGAGCAGGGCTGGGACGTGTTGAGGCGCTTGCTGGTGAACGATGAGGACCCGAATGTGCGGGCGGAAGCGGCCAATGCACTGGCCAGCTATGGCGTGGATCGGGCCTGGCCGCTCCTGCAAAACGCTTTCGCCGCTGATGACGCCTGGCTGGTGCGCTGCAGCATTCTTTCGGCGCTGGCCGAGCAGCCGGAGATCAATCTCTCCTGGTTGATGGAGCTGGCGACGATGGCGATCGCAGATCCCGACGGGACGGTGCGGGTAAGCGGGGCCGAAATTCTCGGGCGTCTGGTGCGGGATGGTGCCGGGCAGGCCGTTGGTGTTCAGGCCAGAGCGCTGTTGCAGCCGCTTCAGCAGGACAGTGATCACCGTGTGGTGGCAGCTGCTCTGAATGGTCTGCAGTCGAGCTGA
- the thiC gene encoding phosphomethylpyrimidine synthase ThiC codes for MRASWVSPRKGQANVSQMHYARQGVVTEEMAYVAKRENLPESLVMEEVARGRMIIPANINHTGLEPMAIGIASKCKVNANIGASPNASDAAEEVNKLKLAVKYGADTVMDLSTGGVNLDEVRTAIIDASPVPIGTVPVYQALESVHGSIEKLDEDDFLHIIEKHCQQGVDYQTIHAGLLIEHLPKVKGRLTGIVSRGGGILAQWMLYHHRQNPLYTRFDDICEIFKRYDCTFSLGDSLRPGCQHDASDAAQLAELKTLGELTRRAWKHDVQVMVEGPGHVPLDQIEFNVKKQMEECNEAPFYVLGPLVTDIAPGYDHITSAIGAAMAGWHGTAMLCYVTPKEHLGLPNAEDVREGLIAYKIAAHAADIARHRPGARDRDDELSRARYNFDWNKQFELSLDPERAKEYHDETLPADIYKQAEFCSMCGPKHCPMQTKITEEDIEGLEKVLEARGAAELTPVKLDKAD; via the coding sequence ATGCGCGCTTCCTGGGTGTCTCCCCGTAAGGGCCAGGCCAATGTGTCTCAGATGCATTACGCCCGTCAGGGGGTGGTGACTGAAGAAATGGCCTACGTGGCGAAACGGGAAAATCTGCCCGAATCGTTGGTCATGGAGGAGGTGGCCCGGGGCCGCATGATCATCCCCGCCAACATCAATCACACCGGCCTTGAGCCCATGGCGATCGGCATCGCCAGCAAGTGCAAGGTGAATGCCAACATCGGCGCCTCTCCCAATGCCTCCGATGCTGCCGAGGAGGTGAACAAGCTGAAGCTGGCGGTGAAGTACGGCGCCGACACGGTAATGGACCTCTCCACCGGTGGCGTGAACCTGGATGAGGTGCGCACGGCGATCATCGATGCATCTCCTGTGCCGATTGGCACTGTGCCGGTGTATCAGGCCCTGGAGAGCGTGCACGGCTCGATCGAGAAGCTCGATGAGGATGATTTCCTTCACATCATCGAGAAGCACTGTCAGCAGGGTGTGGACTACCAGACCATCCACGCGGGTTTGCTGATCGAGCACCTGCCCAAGGTGAAGGGGCGTCTCACCGGCATCGTGAGCCGCGGCGGCGGAATCCTGGCCCAGTGGATGCTTTATCACCATCGCCAGAACCCGCTGTACACGCGGTTTGATGACATCTGCGAGATCTTCAAGCGCTACGACTGCACCTTCTCGTTGGGAGATTCCCTGCGTCCCGGTTGCCAGCACGATGCCTCCGATGCTGCTCAGCTGGCTGAACTGAAGACCCTCGGAGAACTCACTCGTCGTGCCTGGAAGCACGACGTGCAGGTGATGGTGGAAGGTCCTGGCCATGTGCCCCTGGACCAGATCGAGTTCAACGTGAAGAAGCAGATGGAGGAGTGCAACGAGGCTCCCTTCTACGTGCTGGGTCCACTGGTCACCGATATCGCTCCCGGTTACGACCACATCACCTCAGCGATCGGTGCGGCCATGGCTGGCTGGCATGGCACGGCGATGCTCTGCTACGTCACCCCCAAGGAGCACCTCGGTCTGCCCAACGCGGAAGACGTGCGTGAAGGCCTGATCGCGTACAAGATTGCAGCTCATGCGGCTGATATCGCACGCCATCGCCCCGGTGCCCGTGATCGTGACGATGAGCTCAGCCGCGCCCGTTACAACTTCGACTGGAACAAGCAGTTTGAGTTGTCGCTGGATCCCGAGCGCGCCAAGGAGTACCACGACGAAACGCTGCCGGCGGACATCTACAAGCAGGCCGAGTTCTGCTCCATGTGTGGACCCAAGCACTGCCCGATGCAGACCAAGATCACCGAAGAGGACATCGAAGGTCTGGAGAAGGTGTTGGAAGCTCGTGGAGCAGCAGAGCTCACCCCTGTGAAGCTCGATAAGGCTGACTGA
- the tkt gene encoding transketolase, whose protein sequence is MVAAPASLDTLCINSIRMLAVDAINKSKSGHPGLPMGCAPMGYALWDKFLKHNPKNPKWFNRDRFVLSAGHGCMLLYALLHLTGYDSVSIDDIKQFRQWGSKTPGHPETFETPGVEVTTGPLGAGISNAVGLAIAESHLAAKFNKPGATLVDHYTYVVMGDGCNQEGIASEACSLAGHLKLGKLIAFYDDNHITIDGRTDVSFTEDVLKRYEAYGWHVQHVADGNTDVDAIAKAIEAAKAVTDKPSIIKVTTTIGYGSPNKGDTAGVHGAPLGEDETVLTRQQLGWEYGPFEVPQEAYDQFRQAIERGASLEAEWNQTLATYRTQFPAEAAEFERMLRGELPEGWDKDLPTAGPDEKGLATRKHSQICLGALGPNLPELIGGSADLTHSNYTDIKGETGSYQPETPEKRYLHFGVREHAMAAILNGIAYHDSGLIPYGGTFLVFADYMRGSMRLSALSELGVIYVLTHDSIGVGEDGPTHQPIETIPSLRAMPGMLVFRPGDANETSGAYKLAIQNRKRPSALCLSRQGMANQANSSIDKVAKGGYVLEDCDGTPELILIGTGTELDLCVQAAKQLTEAGKKVRVVSMPCVELFDEQSDAYKEKVLPNAVRKRMVVEAAESFGWHRFIGLDGDSVTMNRFGASAPGGTCLKEFGFTVENLVAKASALLA, encoded by the coding sequence ATGGTCGCTGCGCCCGCGTCTCTCGACACGCTCTGCATCAACAGCATCCGGATGCTGGCCGTCGATGCCATCAACAAGTCCAAGAGCGGCCACCCCGGCCTGCCGATGGGCTGCGCACCCATGGGTTACGCGCTGTGGGACAAGTTCCTGAAGCACAACCCCAAGAACCCCAAGTGGTTCAACCGCGACCGCTTTGTGCTGTCGGCTGGTCACGGCTGCATGCTGCTGTACGCGCTGCTGCACCTCACCGGCTACGACTCGGTGTCGATCGACGACATCAAGCAGTTCCGTCAGTGGGGCTCCAAGACGCCCGGCCACCCCGAAACCTTTGAAACTCCTGGCGTGGAAGTGACCACCGGCCCCCTGGGCGCTGGCATCTCCAACGCCGTGGGTCTGGCGATCGCTGAATCCCACCTGGCCGCCAAGTTCAACAAGCCCGGCGCCACCCTCGTGGATCACTACACCTATGTGGTGATGGGTGATGGCTGCAACCAGGAGGGCATCGCTTCGGAAGCCTGCTCCCTGGCCGGCCACCTGAAACTGGGCAAGCTGATCGCCTTCTACGACGACAACCACATCACCATCGACGGCCGCACGGACGTGTCCTTCACCGAGGACGTGCTCAAGCGCTACGAGGCCTACGGCTGGCATGTGCAGCACGTGGCCGACGGCAACACCGATGTGGACGCCATCGCCAAGGCGATCGAAGCCGCCAAGGCCGTGACCGACAAGCCGTCGATCATCAAGGTGACCACCACCATCGGCTACGGCTCCCCCAACAAGGGCGACACCGCCGGCGTGCACGGTGCACCCCTGGGTGAAGACGAAACCGTTCTCACCCGCCAGCAGCTGGGCTGGGAGTACGGCCCCTTCGAGGTGCCCCAGGAGGCTTACGACCAGTTCCGTCAGGCGATCGAGCGTGGCGCCAGCCTCGAAGCCGAGTGGAACCAGACCCTGGCCACCTATCGCACCCAATTCCCCGCTGAAGCGGCTGAGTTCGAGCGGATGCTCCGCGGTGAACTGCCCGAGGGATGGGACAAGGATCTGCCCACCGCTGGCCCTGACGAGAAGGGTCTGGCCACCCGCAAGCACTCCCAGATCTGCCTGGGTGCCCTCGGCCCCAACCTGCCCGAACTGATCGGCGGCTCGGCTGACCTCACCCACTCCAATTACACCGATATCAAGGGTGAGACCGGCTCCTACCAGCCTGAAACCCCTGAGAAGCGTTACCTGCACTTCGGCGTGCGTGAGCACGCCATGGCGGCCATCCTCAACGGCATCGCATATCACGACAGCGGCCTGATCCCCTACGGCGGCACCTTCTTGGTGTTCGCCGACTACATGCGCGGCTCGATGCGCCTGTCGGCCCTGAGCGAGCTGGGTGTGATCTACGTGCTTACCCACGACTCCATCGGCGTCGGTGAAGACGGCCCCACCCACCAGCCGATCGAGACCATCCCCTCCCTGCGCGCTATGCCCGGGATGCTGGTGTTCCGTCCTGGCGATGCCAACGAGACCAGCGGCGCCTACAAGCTGGCGATTCAAAACCGCAAGCGCCCCAGCGCTCTCTGCCTCAGCCGCCAGGGCATGGCCAACCAGGCCAACTCCTCGATCGACAAGGTCGCCAAAGGTGGTTACGTGCTGGAGGATTGCGACGGCACCCCTGAGCTGATCCTGATCGGCACCGGCACCGAGCTCGACCTCTGCGTCCAGGCTGCCAAGCAACTGACGGAAGCCGGCAAAAAGGTTCGCGTGGTGTCCATGCCATGCGTAGAGCTGTTCGACGAGCAGAGCGACGCCTACAAAGAAAAGGTGCTCCCCAACGCCGTACGAAAGCGCATGGTGGTGGAAGCCGCTGAATCCTTCGGCTGGCACCGCTTCATCGGCCTCGACGGCGACAGCGTGACCATGAACCGCTTTGGTGCTTCCGCCCCCGGTGGCACCTGTCTGAAGGAGTTCGGTTTCACCGTGGAGAACTTGGTGGCCAAGGCCAGCGCCCTATTGGCCTGA
- the fabF gene encoding beta-ketoacyl-ACP synthase II: MVDGLHRVVVTGLGAVTPIGNTVQDYWSGLISGRNGVDAITLFDASAHACRFAAEVKDFDPAGLIEPKEAKRWDRFCKFGVVAAKQAIADAGLTISDANADRIGTMIGSGVGGLLTMETQAHVLEGKGPGRVSPFTVPMMIPNMATGLAAIALGTKGPSSAVATACAAGSNAIGDAFRLLQLGKADAMVCGGAESAITPLGVAGFASAKALSFRNDDPATASRPFDKERDGFVIGEGAGVLVLETLEHAQARGATILGEVVGYGMTCDAHHITSPTPGGVGGAEAMRLALADGGIDPSEIDYVNAHGTSTPANDKNETSAIKSALGDRALQIPVSSTKSMTGHLLGGSGGIEAVACVLALQHGVVPPTINHTNPDPDCDLDVVPNQARDQTLGTVLSNSFGFGGHNVCLAFKRAS; the protein is encoded by the coding sequence ATGGTGGACGGTCTCCATCGCGTCGTCGTTACGGGCCTCGGCGCGGTCACACCGATCGGCAATACGGTTCAGGACTACTGGAGCGGCCTGATCTCCGGACGCAACGGGGTTGATGCCATCACCCTGTTTGATGCGTCAGCCCATGCCTGTCGTTTCGCAGCGGAAGTCAAGGACTTCGACCCTGCTGGGTTGATTGAACCGAAGGAAGCCAAACGCTGGGATCGCTTCTGCAAGTTCGGTGTCGTGGCCGCCAAACAGGCCATCGCTGATGCCGGTCTCACGATTTCCGACGCCAACGCCGATCGCATCGGCACGATGATTGGTTCCGGCGTGGGCGGTCTGCTCACCATGGAGACCCAGGCTCACGTGCTGGAGGGCAAAGGACCGGGACGGGTGAGTCCGTTCACGGTGCCGATGATGATTCCCAACATGGCGACGGGTCTTGCCGCCATTGCCTTAGGCACCAAGGGGCCGAGCTCCGCCGTGGCCACCGCTTGTGCCGCCGGCTCCAATGCCATCGGAGATGCCTTCCGGCTGCTCCAGCTGGGCAAAGCCGACGCCATGGTGTGCGGTGGTGCCGAATCGGCAATCACCCCTTTGGGGGTTGCCGGCTTCGCCAGCGCCAAGGCCCTGTCGTTCCGCAACGACGACCCCGCCACCGCTAGTCGCCCGTTCGACAAGGAACGCGACGGCTTCGTAATCGGCGAAGGTGCCGGTGTGCTGGTGCTCGAAACGCTGGAGCACGCCCAAGCCCGCGGCGCCACGATCCTCGGTGAAGTGGTGGGCTACGGCATGACTTGCGATGCCCACCACATCACCTCACCCACACCGGGCGGTGTCGGCGGCGCTGAAGCGATGCGACTGGCCCTGGCTGATGGCGGCATCGATCCTTCGGAGATCGATTACGTGAACGCCCACGGCACCAGCACCCCCGCCAACGACAAAAACGAGACCTCGGCCATCAAGAGTGCTCTGGGGGATCGTGCGCTGCAGATCCCAGTGAGCTCCACCAAATCGATGACCGGCCACCTGCTGGGTGGATCGGGCGGCATCGAGGCGGTGGCCTGCGTGCTGGCCCTCCAGCATGGGGTCGTGCCCCCGACCATCAACCACACCAACCCGGATCCTGACTGTGATCTGGATGTCGTGCCCAATCAGGCGCGGGATCAGACACTGGGAACGGTGTTGTCCAACTCCTTCGGCTTCGGCGGCCACAACGTCTGCCTGGCTTTCAAACGCGCCAGTTGA
- the acpP gene encoding acyl carrier protein, with protein MSQEAILEKVRSIVAEQLSVDAGEVKPESNFQNDLGADSLDTVELVMALEEAFDIEIPDEAAEGITTVGDAVKYIEDKQA; from the coding sequence ATGTCCCAGGAAGCGATCCTCGAGAAAGTCCGTTCCATCGTCGCGGAGCAACTCAGCGTTGATGCCGGTGAGGTGAAACCCGAGTCCAACTTCCAGAACGACCTGGGCGCGGATTCCCTCGACACGGTGGAACTGGTGATGGCCCTGGAAGAGGCCTTCGACATCGAAATTCCTGACGAAGCCGCTGAGGGCATTACCACCGTGGGTGACGCCGTCAAATACATCGAAGACAAGCAGGCCTGA
- the psaC gene encoding photosystem I iron-sulfur center protein PsaC has product MSHAVKIYDTCIGCTQCVRACPLDVLEMVPWDGCKAGQIASSPRTEDCVGCKRCETACPTDFLSIRVYLGDETTRSMGLAY; this is encoded by the coding sequence ATGTCCCACGCCGTCAAGATCTACGACACCTGCATCGGCTGCACCCAGTGTGTGCGTGCCTGCCCCCTCGATGTGCTCGAGATGGTGCCCTGGGATGGCTGTAAGGCCGGTCAGATTGCCTCCTCCCCCCGCACCGAAGACTGCGTTGGCTGCAAGCGTTGTGAAACCGCCTGCCCCACCGACTTCCTCAGCATCCGGGTCTACCTGGGTGATGAAACCACTCGTTCCATGGGCTTGGCCTACTGA
- the glmS gene encoding glutamine--fructose-6-phosphate transaminase (isomerizing): protein MCGIVALVGSQPAAPQLLEGLRQLEYRGYDSAGLATVTSQGQLTCLRAKGKLVNLSQRVEALGAPGQCGIGHTRWATHGKPEERNAHPHRSVDGGVAVVQNGIIENHRQLRDGLEASGVEFQSETDTEVIPHLVSAELHRRLQNGEQPSGSTLLQAVQTVLPQLQGAYALAVIWEKAPGALVVARRAAPLLIGLGEGEFLCASDTPALAGFTRTILPMEDGEVALLSPLGVELYDGEGVRQQRMPTLLTGTDHVADKREFRHFMLKEIHEQPETAALWVSRHLPEGLPASMPVALPFDEAFYAGIERIEILACGTSRHAALVGAHLLEQFAGLPTAVHYASEFRYAPPPLAPNTLTIGVTQSGETADTLAALAMEAQRRCAHPDPAYASRQLGVTNRPESSLSRQVPHILDIGAGVEVGVAATKTFTGQLLAFYGLAMAFATRSGSRSAAEIQTLADELRMLPQQLQELVSLHDQRSEALAHRFAETQDVIFLGRGINYPIALEGALKLKEISYIHAEGYPAGEMKHGPIALLDAHVPVVSIAVPGTVFEKVLSNAQEAKARDARLIGVAPEGPDTALFDDLLPVPEVSEWLSPLLTVVPMQLLSYHIAAHRGLDVDQPRNLAKSVTVE, encoded by the coding sequence ATGTGTGGAATCGTCGCCCTCGTGGGATCCCAGCCTGCAGCACCACAGTTGCTCGAAGGTTTGCGGCAACTGGAGTACCGGGGTTACGACTCGGCTGGCTTGGCGACGGTGACCAGCCAGGGACAGCTCACCTGCCTGCGGGCCAAAGGCAAGCTCGTCAACCTCAGTCAGCGAGTGGAGGCTCTGGGGGCCCCCGGGCAGTGCGGCATCGGCCACACGCGTTGGGCCACCCATGGCAAGCCTGAGGAGCGCAATGCCCACCCTCACCGAAGTGTCGATGGCGGGGTGGCGGTGGTGCAGAACGGCATCATCGAAAACCACCGGCAGCTCCGGGATGGTCTTGAAGCCTCCGGGGTGGAATTCCAGTCGGAGACCGACACCGAGGTGATTCCCCATCTGGTGTCCGCTGAACTCCACCGACGCCTTCAGAACGGTGAACAGCCCAGCGGTTCCACCCTGCTTCAGGCCGTGCAGACGGTGCTGCCTCAGTTGCAGGGTGCCTATGCCCTTGCAGTGATCTGGGAGAAGGCTCCCGGCGCTTTGGTGGTCGCCCGCCGGGCTGCCCCCTTGTTGATCGGCCTGGGCGAGGGTGAATTCCTCTGTGCCAGCGATACACCGGCTCTGGCTGGTTTCACCCGCACGATCCTGCCGATGGAGGACGGCGAGGTGGCTTTGTTGTCGCCCCTGGGAGTGGAGCTCTACGACGGCGAGGGCGTGCGTCAACAGCGGATGCCGACCCTGCTGACGGGGACGGATCACGTGGCGGACAAGCGGGAGTTCCGCCATTTCATGCTCAAGGAGATCCACGAGCAGCCCGAGACGGCGGCGTTGTGGGTGTCACGCCATCTGCCTGAGGGGCTGCCGGCATCGATGCCTGTGGCCTTGCCGTTTGACGAAGCCTTCTACGCCGGTATCGAACGGATCGAGATCCTGGCTTGCGGCACCAGTCGCCATGCGGCTCTGGTGGGTGCCCATCTGCTGGAGCAATTCGCAGGATTGCCCACGGCCGTTCACTACGCCAGTGAATTCCGATACGCGCCGCCGCCGCTGGCCCCCAACACCCTCACCATTGGTGTCACCCAATCCGGGGAAACGGCCGACACCCTGGCGGCTTTGGCGATGGAGGCCCAGCGCCGTTGCGCCCACCCCGACCCGGCCTATGCCTCGCGCCAGCTGGGGGTGACCAACCGTCCGGAGAGTTCACTCTCCCGTCAAGTTCCTCACATCCTGGACATCGGTGCCGGAGTTGAAGTGGGCGTGGCGGCCACTAAAACTTTCACGGGACAGCTGTTGGCTTTCTATGGTCTGGCGATGGCCTTCGCGACGCGCAGTGGCAGTCGTTCAGCCGCTGAAATCCAGACGCTGGCGGATGAATTGCGGATGCTTCCTCAGCAGCTGCAGGAGCTGGTGTCACTTCATGACCAGCGCTCGGAAGCCCTGGCCCATCGCTTTGCCGAAACCCAGGACGTGATCTTCCTCGGTCGGGGCATCAACTACCCCATCGCGCTGGAGGGAGCCCTCAAGCTGAAAGAAATCAGCTACATCCATGCCGAGGGCTATCCGGCCGGTGAAATGAAGCACGGTCCGATTGCTCTGTTGGATGCCCACGTGCCGGTCGTGTCGATCGCGGTGCCGGGAACGGTGTTCGAGAAAGTGCTCAGCAACGCCCAGGAGGCCAAGGCCCGCGATGCACGCTTGATCGGTGTGGCGCCTGAGGG